The nucleotide window TATTACACCGCTGGAAAGCCTGCAGGTGGAAACAAGGTTTGTACTGGCAGGCCGCATCGCCGGTATTATGGACTCCCAAAGACTGAGCAATAAGGAACTGGCCGCCAGAATGGGTAAAAATCCATCGGAGATTTCCCGATGGCTGAGTGGTACCCACAACTTCACCATCGATACGCTATCGGAAATAGCTATCGCACTGGAAGTGCCTG belongs to Chitinophaga sp. HK235 and includes:
- a CDS encoding helix-turn-helix domain-containing protein translates to MENNHQGARKYSSEFIADVMASITPLESLQVETRFVLAGRIAGIMDSQRLSNKELAARMGKNPSEISRWLSGTHNFTIDTLSEIAIALEVPVMEFFTPSQPKVIQDVQLTVSSENIPANSSSFSPVYHI